From Kwoniella shandongensis chromosome 2, complete sequence, the proteins below share one genomic window:
- a CDS encoding septum-promoting GTP-binding protein 1 has translation MTDQGYQSSGSGSGRVSGGEGSDRNSIVLKVGMVGDSQIGKTSLMVKYVEGSFDEDYIQTLGVNFMEKAISIRNTEITFSIWDLGGQREFVSMLPLVSNDAVAILFMFDLTRKATLNSVKEWYRQARGFNKTAIPVLIGTKYDAFASFPREEQEEITKQAKRFSKAMHAPLIFCSTSHSINVQKIFKIVLAKAFDLKCVIPEIDEVGEPILLYVDV, from the exons ATGACTGACCAAGGCTACCAATCATCTGGGTCGGGCAGTGGTCGCGTttcaggaggagaaggcagtGATCGGAACTC GATCGTGCTGAAGGTCGGGATGGTTGGAGATTCGCAAATTGGAAAGACATCTCTGATGGTCAAATATGTAGAGGGGAGCTTTGA TGAGGATTATATACAAACGTTGGGTGTCAATTTCATGGAGAAAGCAATCAGTATCCGAAATACAGAAATCACATTTTCA ATATGGGATCTGGGAGGACAACGCGAGTTTGTATCGATGTTACCTCTCGTTTCGAATGACGCGGTTGCGATACTGTTCATGTTTGATTTGACGAGAAAAGCGACTTTGAACAGTGTCAAAGAATGGTATAGACAAGCAAGAGGGttcaacaag ACCGCTATACCGGTATTGATTGGGACAAAATACGATGCGTTCGCTTCGTTCCcgagagaagaacaggagGAGATTACGAAACAAGCCAAGCGATTCTCAAAGGCAATGCATGCGCCCTTG ATCTTCTGCTCGACATCACATTCCATCAACGTCCAAAAAATATTCAAGATCGTGCTAGCGAAGGCGTTCGACCTGAAA TGTGTCATACCAGAAATTGACGAAGTGGGCGAACCGATCTTGCTCTACGTGGATGTGTAG